The Microcella flavibacter DNA segment GACGATCCGGGATGCCCTTCTCCCGCTCGTCGAGCGCTCCGAGCACCCCGAGGGCGCGCGCCGACGCATTCTGGGAACGGTCAGCCTGCCCGTGGGGTGACCCGGTGGCCGCGACGAGCCGGTGATGTCCGTCGCGCGCTGATGCGCTGGCGGCGGAGCGCAGGTCCCGCCGTCTCAGCGGCGTGTCGCGGAAATGCCCGCGCCAGGTGGACACGAGCCCCCGGTGCGAGCTCCGGGCGAGCGAGTCGAGCAGGAGGCGCTCCCGCGCGCCGAGGTCGGGCCCGCTGGGACCGACGGGGTGCTAGTCGGTGCCCGAGTCGAAGGCGCTGGCCTCGTTGGCCGCGTCGACGGCGTGCGCGAGCGCAGCATCCTTCGAGGGGGACGCCGGCTCGGTGACGTCGTCGGCGAGCCCGGCCGTGATGCGGCCGACGAGCGCCGCCGTCGCCCCGCCGATGATGCCCTGCGCCGCGTACTGCTCGAGGCGGGTGCGCGAGTCGGCGATGTCGAGGTTGCGCATCGTGAGCTGACCGATGCGGTCGGTGGGGCCGAAGGCGGCGTCGCCGACGCGCTCCATCGAGAGCTTCTCAGCCGCGTACGACAGGGTCGGCCCGGCCGTGTCGAGGATCGTGTAATCGTCGCCGCGACGCAAACGCAGGGTCACGGTGCCGGTGACCGCGCTGCCGACCCACTTCTGGATGCTCTCGCGGAGCATGAGCGACTGCGGGTCGAGCCACCGGCCCTCGTACATGAGGCGCCCGAGGCGGCGGCCCTCGGCGTGGTAGTTCGCGATCGTGTCCTCGTTGTGGATGCCGTTGAGCAGCCGCTCGTAGGCGATGTGCAGCAGCGCCATGCCCGGCGCCTCGTAGATGCCGCGGCTCTTCGCCTCGATGATGCGGTTCTCGATCTGGTCGCTCATGCCGAGCCCGTGACGGCCGCCGATGCGGTTCGCCTCGAGCACCAGCTGCACCGGGTCGTCGAAGCGCACGCCGTTGAGGGCGACGGGGCGGCCCTCCTCGAACTCCACGGTGACGTCCTCGGCGGCGATCTCGACCGACTCGTCCCAGAAGCGCACGCCCATGATCGGCTCGACGGTCTCGAGCGAGACGTTCAGGTGCTCGAGCGTCTTCGCCTCGTGAGTGGCGCCCCAGATGTTGGCGTCGGTCGAGTAGGCCTTCTCGGCCGAGTCGCGGTACGGGAACCCGTGCTCGACGAGCCACTCGCTCATCTCCTGGCGGCCGCCGAGCTCCGTGACGAAGTCCGCGTCGAGCCAGGGCTTGTAGATGCGCAGGCGCGGGTTCGCGAGCAGGCCGTAGCGGTAGAACCGCTCGATGTCGTTGCCCTTGTAGGTGCTGCCGTCGCCCCAGATCTCCACGCCGTCCTCGAGCATGGCGCGCACGAGCAGGGTGCCGGTCACGGCGCGGCCGAGGGGCGTGGTGTTGAAGTAGGCCTTGCCGCCGGTGCGGATGTGGAACGCGCCGCAGGCGAGGGCCACGAGACCCTCCTCGACGAGCGCCGACTTCGCGTCGACGAGGCGGCTGATCTCCGCGCCGTACTCCTTCGCCCGCTCGGGCACCGCGGCGACATCGGGCTCGTCGGGCTGGCCGAGGTCGCCCGTGTACGTGCAGGGGATCGCGCCCTTGTCGCGCATCCACGCGACGGCGACGGAGGTGTCGAGACCTCCGGAGAAGGCGATGCCGACGCGCTCGCCGACGGGCAGGGAAGTCAGGACCTTGGACACGAGATGCGAGTCTATCCGGGCGCCGCGGCCTCCCCGAGCGCCCGCCGCACCGCGACGTACCGCTCGAGGAACGCCCGCTCGTCGAGCCGCTTGCGCCGCAGCCAGCTCGTGACCTCGTCGTTGCTCTTGCTGGCGTTGCACGAGGCGCAGGCGGGCACGACGTTGTCGACCGTGTAGCGGCCGCCGCGCGAGATCGGCTGCACGCAATCCTTCTGCAGCGCGGCCTCGGTCGTGCCGCAGTAGGCGCAGCCGCCCCAGGCGGCGACGAGCGTCGCCCACTCCCCCGCGGTGAGGTCGTGGGTCTGCAGCGCCATCCGGCGTCGGCGCTTGATCGCCGCGCGGCCGGCCCTGCTCCTCGGGTGCACCACGCGTCCAGGGTAGGCGGCGACCGCGGCCGGCGGCGCTACCCTCGTCGCATGCGCGTGCTCGACGGCGAGGTGCGGGTGGTGCCGGCGTCCGAGGCGCTCTGGGACGACCTCCAACTCGTGCTGACCGGCGCCGCGGGGCGCTGCCAATGCGAGCGCATCCGCATGGGCGACCGCGAGTGATGGCACCTGCCGGTCGCGCAGCGGCTGGCCGTGCTGCGCAGCGAGGTGGGCTGCGACGACGCGGGCGGGGCCGGGCCCGGCAGCGGCATCCCGCGCGATGCGGCGCGCACGATCGGGCTGGTCGCCCACCTCGACGGCGAGCCCGCCGGGTGGTGCGCGGTGGATGCCCGCCCCGCCTTTCGCCGCCTGGCCGGCAACCCCGTGCCCTGGGCCGGCCGCACCGAGTCGAAGGACGACGGCACGGTCTGGGCCATCGCCTGCCTCATCGTCCGGAGCGGCTTCCGCGACCGCGGACTCACCTACCCGCTCGTGGCCGCCGCCGTCGAGCACGCCCGCGCCCACGGCGCCCGCGCGATCGAGGGCTACCCGATGCTCACCGGCGGCGAGCGCGTCGTCTGGGACGAGCTCAACGTCGGCCCCGTCGGGCCCTCCCTCGCCGCGGGGTTCACCGAGGTGAGCCGCCCGACGAAGCGCCGCGTCGTGATGCGGCTCGACCTCGCGGACGAGTAGACAGCGCCGCCCGCCCGACGGGCCCTAGATCACCGCGATCTGCTCCTCCGGCTGCGGCAGCACCTTGCGCAGCACGTCCGACAGCGTGACGACGCCGACGAAGCGGCCGTCGTCGATGACGATGGCGAGCTGTTGGCTCAGCGCGCGCATGCGGGCGAGCGTCTCGTACACGGGGGTGTCGGCGGCGAGCACGAGGGCGTCGCGGGCGAAGGGCGCGGCCTGCGCCTCGGGCTCGTCGAGCAGCGTGTCGCGCACGTGCACGACGCGCGGCACCTCGGCCGCCGGGTCGCCGAAGAGGATGCGCATGTGCCCCGAGGAGGCGGCGGCCGCCTGCACGTCGGCGACGGTCGCCCCGACGGGCACGGCGGTCGGCGTGGCGCTCATGTCGACGAGCTCGTCGAGCCGCAGCGTCTCGAGGTCGATGACGCCCTCGAGCGAGTCGCGGAACTCGGGCTCGAGCGCGCCGCTGCGGGCGGAGAGCTCGACGAGGTGGCGGATGGTGTCGGCGTTCTGCCCGCCCACCGCGGCGCTCTCGACGGGCTCGACGCCGGAGGCCCGCACGAGGCGGTTGGCGATGCTGTTGACCCAGCCGAGCAGCGGACGGAACGGCCAGATGTAGATGCGCGACGGGATGCCGATGACCTTGGCCGCCGTCTCGGGATGCGCGATCGCCCACGACTTGGGGGCCATCTCCCCGACGACGAGGTGCAGGAAGGTGACGATGAGCAGCGACAGGCCGAAGGCGAGCGCGCCGGCGCCCCACTCGGGCAGTCCCCAGCCCTCGAAGATCGGGCCCATCCAGTAGTCGAGCGCGGGCTTCGTGATGGCGCCGAGGGCGAAGGTGCACGCGGTGATGCCGAGCTGCGCGCCGGCGAGCATGAGCGTCAGCTCGTTGACGCCGCGGAGGGCGGCGCGCGCCGAGGGGTCGGTCGCGGCCGTCTCCTCGAGGCGGTGCCGGCGGGCGCCGAGCAGGGCGAACTCGATGATGACGAAGAACGCGCTGAGCGCGATGAGGCCGATGGTGGCCAGCGTGACGATGATGCCGTCGCTCATCGGTCCTCCTCCTTCGCGGCCGAGGCGCCCGTCGCGCTGGTCGTCTCGGTGACGGTCTGCTCGGTCGGCGCGGCGGCGGTGGCCGCGGCGGTCGCGTCGGCATCGGGGGCGGCCCCGAGCTCGGGATGCTCCGCCTTGCCCTCCCCGTCGGTGTCGACCGTCTCGTCCTCGCGGTCGCCCTCGCGCTCCACGAGCGTGACCCGCACCTCGCTCGGCACGTGCCGCTCGATCTCGAGCACCTCGATCTCGAGCGAGCGGTGCACCTCGCGGTCGTGCACGAGGTCGCCCGGGTCGTCGGGCAGCTCGACGACGACCGTCTCGCCGGCCTCGGGCAGTCCGCCGCGCGCGGCGATGACGAGCCCGGCGACGGTCTCGTAGTCGCCTTCGGGCAGCTCGTAGCCGATGGCGCGGTGGGCCTCGTCGACGTGGACGTCGCCGCCCATGCGCCAGACGTCGTCGCCGTCGGGCTCCACCGAGGGGGCGGAGTCGTCGTCGTGCTCGTCGGTGATCTCGCCGACGACCTCCTCGGCGAGGTCCTCGAGGGTCAGCACGCCGGCGAAGCCGCCGTACTCGTCGATGACGCAGGCGATCTGGTTCCTGCTGCGGGTGAGCTCGGCGAGAGCATCCGGCAGCGCCATGAGGGTCGCCAGCACGAGGGGCGGGCGCATGAGCTCGGTGACGGGCGTCTCGCGGGGCAGGGTCGTGCCGAGCACGTCGGCGAGCTGTACGACGCCGAGCGGCTGGCTCTCGTCGTCGACGACCGGGTACCGGGTGTGGGCGCGGGCCATCATGGCGCGCACCTCGCCGATGGTGGTCGTCGGCGGGATGGTGTCGACGAGCGAGCGGGGGATCATCGCGTGCTCGACGTCCTGCTTCGGGAACTCGAGGATGCGATCGATCATGAGCGAGAGCTCGGCCGGCAGGTCGCCGCTGTCGCGGGAGTCGCTGACGATGCGCTCGAGATCCTCGGCCGTCGCGCTCGAGTCGACGTCGTGCACGGGCTCGATGCGCAGCAGGCGCAGCAGGGCGTTGGCGGCCGCATCGAAGACGGCGATGAGCCAGCCGAACACGGTGAGGTAGATGATGGTCGAGCGCGCGAGGCGCCGGGCGAGCGGATCGGGGCTCGCGATGGCGAGGTTCTTCGGGTAGAGCTCGCCGAAGATCATCTGCACGACGGTGGCGAGCACGAGCGCGAGCACGGTGCCGATGCCGATGCCGACGACGGCGGGGATGCCGATGCCGCCGAGCAGGGTGCCGATCGAGGCCCCGATGAGCGGCTCGGCGACGAAGCCGACGAGCAGGCCGGTGACGGTGATGCCGAGTTGCGCGCCCGAGAGCATGAAGGAGGTGCGCTTCGTGACCTTGAGCGCGCGCGCCGCGGCGGCGTCGCCCGCGTCGGCCTGCGCGCCGAGCCGGTTGCGATCGACCGACATGTACGCGAACTCCTGGGCCACGAAGTAGCCGTTGGCCGCGATGATCGCGAGCGTCACGACGATGCCGAGCAGCAGCAGCAGGATGCCCTCGATCACCATGCGATCACCGCCGTGCGGCAGGAGGAGGACGAGGGTCTATGGGAGCAGTCGCCGGTATCGGAACCGGCGGGAATGGCCGTGGAATCCACAGTCGGGGCTCAACGCCTTTCAGAAGGTGAGAGTCGGGGGTGCGTTCCCAGGGTACGCGGGCGCGGTTCGGGATGCCCAGCCGGGCCCCGCACGCACAGCCCCCGCATAGACGCCCCTCAGCCGTCGCGCCGCTCGCCCGGGGCCGCCCGCCGCACCCGCAGCACCCCGTCCGTCACCGCGTGCCGCTCCCCCGTCACGCGTTCGACCGTGCGCGCGCGGGTCTCGACGACCTCGACGATCCACTCGGCGGGGTCCAGCCGCAGCGCATCGAGCTCCTCCTGCGGGCTCGGCAGGTCGAGGGCCGGATGCCCGTCGCTCGGCGCACCCGCGGGCGGTGCGACGTGCGTGATGAGCAGCAGCCGCCCGCCCGGGGCGACCCGGTCGAGCGCGCGATGCAGCAGCGCGAGCCGGTCGAGCGCGGCCGGCGAGTGCAGGAAGCTCGCGACGACGAGGTCGTAGCGCCCCTCGACCGGCCAGGGCGCGGCGAGGTCGGCGACGTGCGCCTCGACCGAGCCCGTGCCGCTCCGCAGTGCCGCACTCGAGGCCGCGAGCTGCTGCGCTCGGTGCACAGCGGTGGGCGCGATGTCGAGCGCCGTGACCCGCCAGCCGCGCTCGGCGAGCCAGAGGGCATCCGCCCCTTCGCCGCAGCCGAGCTCGAGGGCCGTGCCGGGGACGAGATCGTCGGCGGTGGCGAGCAGCGTCGCGTTGGCGCGGCCCGACCACGAGCGCTCGGTGCCGGCGTAGCGGTGCTCCCAGAAGTGCGCGGGCGAGGCGAGCAGCGCGCGATCGCCGTCCTCGGCCACCAGCGCGGCGTTGACGGCCGCGCCCGCCATCGTGCCGCTCGCCATCGCGAGGGGGATGCTCGCGAAGGGCGCCACGACGTTGCCGGCCGCCCAGACCCGGGGCGCGGCCGCGCCCATCGCGTCGACGACGAGGGCGGCGCCGGGCTCGGTCGACCGCTCCAGACCGAGGGAGTCGACGAGGGCGTCGTCGAGCCGCGGCTCTCCGCCGGTGAAGAGCGCGTCGACCGCGTGCCGGGCGCCGGCGGCGTCGACGATCGCGAGCGGGGCATCCCGATCGGGCCCCGCGGTCTCGACGGCGATGACGGGATGCTCGACGATGCGCACCCCGCGCGCCGCCAGCCGCGCCCGCACGGCGTCGCCGAGCGCCTCCCCCGCGGCCGCGCCGAACAGCACGACGTCGTCGCTCCACTGGCGCACGAGTTCTGCCTGGTGCAGCGACGCGGGGCCGGTGGCGAGCACGCCCAGGCGGCGCTCGCGCACCTCCCAGCCGTGGCAGTAGGGGCAGTGCAGCACGCGGTCACCCCAGTGCGCGGCGAGCCCGGGCACGGCGGGCAGCTCGTCGACGATGCCGCTCGCGAGCACGATCGCGCGGGCGGCGAGGGTCGTGCCGTCGTCGAGGGTCGCGGTCACGCGGTCGGCCGTCGCTCGGGCGCCGACGACCCGCGCCGAGCGCACCTCGACGCCGTACCGGGCGACCTCCTCGCGTCCCCGGCGCAGCAGCTCGTGCGGCGCGATGCCGTCGTGCCCGAGCACGGCGTGGGCGGTCGCGGCGGTGCGGTTGCGGGGCTCGCCGGCGTCGAGCACGAGCACCGAGCGGCGGGAGCGACCGAGCATGAGCGCGGCGCTGAGACCGGCGGGGCCGCCGCCGATCACGAGAGCGTCGAGCAGGGGCGTGGGGGTGGGCGTCGTCATGGTCCCACCCTGCGGTCGGTGCGATCGTGTGGCAAACTTCCTTGCAGATTCAGCAAGGAGGCGCGATGCGTGAATTGGATGCCCTGGGCCCCCGCCTGCGCGCGGCGCGACGCCTGCGCGGTCTCACCCTCGACGAGCTCGGCGAGCGCGCGGGCGTCTCCCCCAGCACGATCTCGCGGCTCGAGTCGGGCAAGCGCCAGGCCAACCTCGAGCTGCTGCTGCCGCTGTCGCGCCACCTCGGCGTGCGCATCGACGACCTGCTGAGCCCGGTCGACGCCGACCCGCGGGTGCGCCGGCCGAGCATCCGCCGCCACGGTCACGTGATCGCGCCGCTCACGGCCGAGACGGCGCCGATGCAGACCTACAAGATCACCTACCCGCCGGTCGACGCGGTGCCCGCGCCCCGCGTGCACGACGGCTACGAGTGGCTCTACGTGCTGAGCGGCCGGCTGCTGCTCGTGCTCGACGAGACCCGCACCGAGCTCGAGCCCGGCGAGGCCGCCGAGTTCGACACGCGCGTGCCGCACAGCATGAGCGCGCTCGGCGGGGCGCCGGCGGAGGTCATCAGCATCTTCAGCGACGCCGGTATGCGGGTGCACCGGTACGCCGAGCCCGACGAGGGCTGAGCCGCCGCCGGCGCGCGCCGCGCATCCCACCGCATCGGGCACCGATCATCGGACGCCCCGGCGCGCCCGCGCCTACCGTGGGGATCACGACGCCGGCGACCGCCGGCAGCGCGGAGGGAGAGGCGATGGACGGCGGGAACGAGGCCATGCGGGCGATCGACGACCGGCTCGAGGCCGAGATCGACGTCGCCGAGCTGGCCCGCATCGCTCGCACGAGCGAGTACCACTTCCGTCGCATGTTCTCGACGCTCGCGGGGCTGCCGCTCTCGGAGTACATCCGCCGGCGGCGCCTGACCGTCGCCGCGGCGGCCGTGCTCGCGGGGCGCGAGACGCTCAGCGACATCGCCGTGCGCTTCGGCTACGGCTCGGCCGACGCCTTCGCCCGCGCCTTCGCGGCCGTGCACGGCACCGGGCCGGATGAGGCGCGCCGCACCGGCGCCGCGCTGCGCTCACAGTCGCGCCTGTCGTTCCATCTCACCGTCGAAGGGAGCTCCCCCATGGAGTACCGCATCACCCCCCTGCCCGCCTTCCGCATCGTCGGCCGCAGCACCCGCGTGCCGCTCGTCTTCGAGGGACCCAACGCCGACATCGAGCGGTTCACCCGCGCGCTCGGCCAGGACGTGCGCGCGAGCATCGCCGCGATCGGCGAGCGCGCCGGCGACGGGATGCCCGCCGGCTCGCTCTCCGTCAGCGACGAGTTCGACGAGTCCCGCGCCGAGGGCTCGATGCTGCGCTACACGATCGGCGCCGCGACCCGCGCGGAGGCGTCGCCGCCGGCCGACCTTGACGCGATCGAGGTCGCCGCCGGCGACTGGCTCGTGCTGTCGACCGAGGGCCGGGTTCCCGAGGCGCTGCAGCAGCTCTGGCCGCTCGCGTACGGCGAGTGGCTGCCGGCGAACCCGTACCGGCTCGTGCCCGGCCCCGAGATCCTCGCGGTCGAGCCGATCGGTGACGGCTCGACCGCGCGCGCCGAGCTCTGGCTGCCGATCGAGCCGGAGCCCGCCGCGAGCACCGCGACGGCCTAGCTGCCCGAGGGCTCGCTCGGCGTCGACTTCTTGCGCGGCGAGGCGGTGCCCGCCGGGGCGGCCGGTGCGGTGCCGCCGGCGAGCGCCTCGCCGATGGCGGCGCCCGCGGCCGAGCCGGTGGCCCGGCCGGTCATGATCTCGGAGATGTCGATGCCGACGAGATCTTTGATGAGCTTCGTCGAGGTGGCGAGCTGCCCGGCGACGTTGTCGCCGATCTGCCCGACGCCGTCGCTCGAGATCACGGTCATCGACGAGATGGCCGACAGCGGCTCGGAGGCTGCGCGCACGATGGCGGGCAGCTGGTCGATGATGCGCTGCTTGAGCAGGGCATCCGCCCGCTCGGCCAGGGCCTCGGCCTGCGCGCGGGTCGAGTCGGCCTCGGCCGTACCCTTCGAGCGGATGGCGCTGGCCTCGGCCTCGCCCTCGGCGACGAGCGCCTCGGAGGCGGCGATGCGGCGGTTCTTCTCGGCGATGCCCTCGGCCTCGATGGCCTGCGCGGCGGCGATGCGGCGGTTCTTCTCCGCGATGCCCTCCGACTCGATGGCCTCGGCGGCGGCGCGGCGCGAGTCGCGGTCGGCGGCGGCGTTCGCGACGGCCGCGGCGGCGGCGCCGTCGGCCTGCTTCTCGAGGGCGTAGGCCTGGGCGTCGGCGACGGCGCGCACCTCGGCGTCGAGCTCCTGCTTGCGCAGGCCCACGCGCTTGGCCGCGGTGATCTCCTGCTGGGCGACGACCTCCTGCTGGGCGATCGCATCGGCGAGCGGCTTCGCGGCGGAGGCCTCGGCGCGCGCCTTGTCGGTCTCCTTCTGAATCTCGGCGTTGCGCAGGTCGAGCTTGCGCTGCTGCTCGGCGATCGCCTGCGCGGCGTTGATGCGCGCCTCCTCCGAGGCCTGCTGCGCGATGGCCTCGGCGACCTCGGCGACCTGCTTCACCCGGGCGGCCTCGGCACGACCGAGGTCGCGGATGTAGTTGTTGTCGTCGTCGATCTCCTTGATCTGCAGCGTGTCGATCTGCAGGCCCTGGATGTCGAGCGCCTCGCGCACCGCCTCGAGCACCTGCTCCTGCAGCGCCGAGCGGTTGGTGATGATCTCGGTCACCGTGAGCTGACCGACGATCGATCGCACCGAACCGCTCAGCACCTCCTCGGTCGACGACTCGATCTGGTCCTGCTGATTGAGGAACCGCTGGGCGGCGGCGCGCACCATCGTCTCCGAGCCGCCGACCTTCACCACGGCGACGGCGTTCACCTTGATCGTGATGGCGTCCTTCGTCTGGGCGGTCGCCTGCACGTTGAGCTGGCGGCTGCGCAGGCTGAGCTTGAAGTAGGCCTCGACGACGGGCTTGACGAAGACGCGCGAGCCGAAGACGACCTTCTGGCCGACGTTGTCGAACTCGTTGTTCTGGGGGCGCTCCTGCGTGGCGCGCTGCTTCGAGGTGACGATGATCGCCTCATCGGGCTTCGCCACCTTGATGCCGCGCAGCAGCACGACCACGGCGACGAGGACGAGCGCGACGACGATTCCGACGATGACGAGGGTGGTCAGCTGTTCGCCGACGAGGGAGGGTGACATGTCGACAGTATGTCGGATTCCGCACCCCCGGGTAGCGTTCATCGTGAGGTCGACGGCGCCGAGCCCGCGGCCGGAGGGAGCACCGTGCACGAGGTCATCTGCCCGCACTGCAACAAGGCCTTCACGATCGACGAGGCGGGCTACGCCGACATCGTGAAGCAGGTGCGCGACCGCGAGTTCGACCAGGCGCTGCACGACCAGCTCGCCCTCGCCGAGCGCGAGAAGGCCGCGGCGCTCGAGCTCGCCGAGGCCAGGGCCGCGAGCGAGCTCGAGCGCGCCGCCGCCGCGAAGCAGGCTGAGATCGAGCGGCTGAAGGCCGACATCGCCTCGGCCGACGTCGCCCGGCAGCTCGCCATCAGCGAGGCCCTCGCCGCCGCGAACGCCGATCGCGAGAAGGCGCTCGCCGCCGCGAACGCGGAGCGCGAGAAGGCCGCGGCGCAGCTCGCGCAGCAGGCGGCGGAGAAGGCCGCCGAGGTCGAGCGGCTGCGGGCGGAGCTCTCATCCACCGAGCTCGCGAAGCAGCTCGCCGTGTCGGAGGCCGTCGGCGCCGTCGAGCGGGAGCGCGACCGCCTCGCCCTCGAGCTCGAGCAGCGCAAGTCGGAGCAGCAGGCGCGCGAGATCGCCCTGAAGGAGCAGCACGGCACCGAGGTGGCGCTGCTCAACGAGGCCATCGCCGTGCACAAGGACTTCAAGGCGCGGCTGTCGACGAAGATGGTCGGCGAGACCCTCGAGCAGCACTGCGAGATCGAGTTCAACCGGATGCGCTCGGCGGCGTTCCCGAACGCGTACTTCGAGAAGGACAACGACGCGTCATCGGGCAGCAAGGGCGACTACGTGTTCCGCGACCGCGATCAGACCGGCGTCGAGTACGTGTCGATCATGTTCGAGATGAAGAACGAGAGCGACACGACCGCGACGAAGAAGCGCAACGAGGACTTCTTCAAGGAGCTCGACAAGGACAGGAACGAGAAGGGCTGCGAGTACGCGGTGCTCGTGAGCCTGCTCGAGCCCGAGAGCGAGCTCTACAACGGCGGCATCGTCGACGTCTCGCACCGGTTCCCGAAGATGTACGTCGTGCGGCCGCAGTTCTTCATCCCCATCATCACGCTGCTGCGCAACGCGGCCGCCAGCACCATCGCGGTGCGCGGCGAGCTCGCGCGCATCCGGGAGCAGAACGTCGACATCACCGACTTCGAGGAGCGGCTGACGACGTTCAAGACCGGCTTCGCCCGCAACTACGACCTCGCGTCGAACCAGTTCCAGGAGGCGATCAAGCGCATCGACGAGGCGATCAAGGATCTCGAGAAGACGAAGGAGAACCTGCTGAAGTCGTCGAACAACCTGCGGCTCGCCAACGACAAGGCCGACTCGCTGACGATCAAGTCGCTCACCCGCGGCAATCCGACGATGCAGCAGCGCTTCGCCGAGCTCGAGGGCTCCGAGGAGGCCCTCTAGTCGATCGCCGCTCGCCGCGTCAGACCGAGGGGCGGAACCGCGTCTCGGCGGCCGCCGCCACGGCATCCACGTCGACCGCGCCGGAAGCCGTCGCGAGGATGCGGTCGGCGAGCCGCGCCCGCCACAGCACCTCGACCCCGCGCACGCTGAACGCGCCGCCGAACAGCGGCCAATCGGCGTCGACGAAGCACAGCGCCGACCGGATCGGGTTGCCGGGGATGGCGGCGCAGACGCGCGCGGACTGCCCGAGCACGCCGTCGATGAGCCGGGTCTGGTCGCGGCCGCCCACGATGAGCGACTCGGTGCGCGGCCGGATGATGCCGCCCTCGACGCGCAGCTCGGGCCGCCTCTCGGCGTAACGCTTCGCATCGATGACCCAGACCGCGCCGGGCGTGATGACGATGTGGTCGATGTTCGCTCTCGAGCCCGGGATGCGCCGATCGTGCAGCACCCGGATCGAGTCGGAGGCGAGCGCGTCGAGCGCCTGTCCGACCTTCTCCTCGCCGACCGCGCCGATGCTCCACGCGCGCGTGCTGCGGCGCTCGGGCGTGAGGGCGACGGCGAGCCCGCCGAGCCGGCCCCACTGCTCGCGCGTGCG contains these protein-coding regions:
- a CDS encoding DUF2130 domain-containing protein; its protein translation is MHEVICPHCNKAFTIDEAGYADIVKQVRDREFDQALHDQLALAEREKAAALELAEARAASELERAAAAKQAEIERLKADIASADVARQLAISEALAAANADREKALAAANAEREKAAAQLAQQAAEKAAEVERLRAELSSTELAKQLAVSEAVGAVERERDRLALELEQRKSEQQAREIALKEQHGTEVALLNEAIAVHKDFKARLSTKMVGETLEQHCEIEFNRMRSAAFPNAYFEKDNDASSGSKGDYVFRDRDQTGVEYVSIMFEMKNESDTTATKKRNEDFFKELDKDRNEKGCEYAVLVSLLEPESELYNGGIVDVSHRFPKMYVVRPQFFIPIITLLRNAAASTIAVRGELARIREQNVDITDFEERLTTFKTGFARNYDLASNQFQEAIKRIDEAIKDLEKTKENLLKSSNNLRLANDKADSLTIKSLTRGNPTMQQRFAELEGSEEAL
- a CDS encoding nuclease-related domain-containing protein, producing the protein MTSDTSAAGASARREYDRRRAKDEQRTREQWGRLGGLAVALTPERRSTRAWSIGAVGEEKVGQALDALASDSIRVLHDRRIPGSRANIDHIVITPGAVWVIDAKRYAERRPELRVEGGIIRPRTESLIVGGRDQTRLIDGVLGQSARVCAAIPGNPIRSALCFVDADWPLFGGAFSVRGVEVLWRARLADRILATASGAVDVDAVAAAAETRFRPSV
- a CDS encoding SPFH domain-containing protein, translated to MSPSLVGEQLTTLVIVGIVVALVLVAVVVLLRGIKVAKPDEAIIVTSKQRATQERPQNNEFDNVGQKVVFGSRVFVKPVVEAYFKLSLRSRQLNVQATAQTKDAITIKVNAVAVVKVGGSETMVRAAAQRFLNQQDQIESSTEEVLSGSVRSIVGQLTVTEIITNRSALQEQVLEAVREALDIQGLQIDTLQIKEIDDDNNYIRDLGRAEAARVKQVAEVAEAIAQQASEEARINAAQAIAEQQRKLDLRNAEIQKETDKARAEASAAKPLADAIAQQEVVAQQEITAAKRVGLRKQELDAEVRAVADAQAYALEKQADGAAAAAVANAAADRDSRRAAAEAIESEGIAEKNRRIAAAQAIEAEGIAEKNRRIAASEALVAEGEAEASAIRSKGTAEADSTRAQAEALAERADALLKQRIIDQLPAIVRAASEPLSAISSMTVISSDGVGQIGDNVAGQLATSTKLIKDLVGIDISEIMTGRATGSAAGAAIGEALAGGTAPAAPAGTASPRKKSTPSEPSGS